Sequence from the Mytilus galloprovincialis chromosome 13, xbMytGall1.hap1.1, whole genome shotgun sequence genome:
GTTTACTTGGGATGTTGGCAAAGTATTGAGCTATTTAGAATCTCTGTACCCGTTACAAGATTTGGATTTAAAAATGTTAACTCTCAAATGTGTTGCTTTAATTGCTCTAGCATCTGCTCAAAGATCACAAACACTTGCAAGTCTTAATTTAAACTCTGTTCTCAGTACAGGCACATCATTTATATTTCGTGTCACAACTTTATTAAAGACGACACGACCTAAAAACATAGGACAAGATGTTATTATTCCTgtctttcagaaaaaagaaatTTGTCCTGTTGAAACtttaaaacattatattcacCGAACTAAAGACTTAAGAAAAAgtagtaaattgtttatttcattcaGAACTTTAAAAGCTGTAACAAGCTGTTCAATTGCCAGATGGTTAAAATTGGTACTGTCTAATGCAGGCATAAATGTGTTGAAATTTAAAGCTCATTCATACAGATCTGCATCCTCTTCTGCAGCTAAAAGAGCAGGTATATCATTAAATGATATCCTGAAAACAGCAAATTGGGCATCAGCTCAGACCTTCAAAAAGTTTTACTGTAAGGATATTGAGGTAGACAATACAAATTCAAATTATGTTCATTCAGTGTTTAATCATACTTTTACAGCCTGATCATGTTGATGCTGACAATGACTTAGAGATACAGTTCCAGGGTTTTTCTACATCAGGAGATGTACTGTCTAAGGAACTAACAGATTGGAGATGGAGGAACCATTATTCCAGATGTTGATTCATAATAGTGAATAGTGAAAGGACATTTGCGATGATATCGCGTTGCGTGTATGGACATACATAAGATTTATAAACTAGTGATGGacattattattgtttttccAATTATATTGTGTGATGCATATTGATAGACAACAAGATTAAAAGAAttaatcatatatttttattttttctgtgttGTTACAAGAATTTTTAGATGAAAGATTTGCTCTATACTGGTTCTAACTAGACTATATTGGTATTTGATGAAATTTAAAAGTATGTGGAATAAAGACTTGAGAGCAAAGACTTGTCCGTcttaaacaaaaaattgtcagaaTGATCTGATTTTCAGATTAGTTTTGTGTTGGATATCTATATTTGGTGAATTTCTTTGTTTATATCTCTGTTCAAGTTTTTTACTGGTATTGTTCATGAGATTAGTTGGTTATTAATTTccatttatttcttattctgtTTTGGAAGTTGCATTTATTGGAGCTACAAAGAGTTCACTTATTAACCTGAGCAAGCCCAGGATTATGATATATAATGTTACCTTATCCAAGCATCATTTATGATGTGAAGGATAAGGTGCATTATATGAAGAAGCCAAAGGGCTTCGAGGGTTAATATGTACCCTCCCAAATTATATAATCAGTAATACGCCCGtcccaaaaataaatatttagacCAATAAATGCCAATAGCGGCTTTGGTTATTTAAAAAGAGGCTGGTCACTACTCTGCACGGGCTTATATAGTAGTGGTCAGACAAAAAATCACTCAGCTGTGAAAAAAGGCGTGCGGCCTTGACATAAAGTAAAGGTTCACTTATTAACCCTCGAAGCCCTTTGGCTTCTTCATATAATGCACCTTATCCTTCACATCATAAATGATGCTTGGATAAGGTAACAGTTTTATGTATGAACATTCTGGAATATTTGTTTGGTAAGATATGATGAATATACATAttctaaaaaaatctatacaaaaactgatataaaaaaaaaagattttaacacTATAAAATTCATTAGAAAAAGCAAAATATGTTCATTAGTTACATGTCTTTGATTTTGcatatttcaaagttttgtacatgaaaaaaaaattaacagtttGGAAATTTAATGTATGGCATCATAGAATTAAAGAGTAGAGAGGAAAAAAGAGATAAAGCTAGTTTAAAATAAactgaataaaaattaataaatagaaGTTAATAAATTATAAAGCTGTCTTGCTagttacaaaaacaaaaagtgcTGAGTTAGTAATAAAGATTTACATTTTAACTATTGGTCCAACTACCCAATCAATGTCATTCTTGGGAAAGTAGGATTAGTCTGGAAACATTCCCAATCACCGcctttttattattgatttgaaaAGGTGCATCACTCAAATTCCCCGAAGAGGTAGTTTAATTTATAATAGTTATTTCCCTTTAGCACCAAATTAGAGGGCAACATGCACAAATTCCTTTATAAATCTACCTAATTCAACTAGTTAATCGACTGCTACTAGACTTGTTCTGGTTGAGGGAATTTCTCAGTGTTGAAGACCccttggtggccttgggctgatTTTTGCTCTTTAgcctggttgttgtctctttgacaaattacCATTTCCAAATCTTAATTTTATGGTATTTGTTTTCTGAATACCTCATATAAACCATTCCTatgatcccggagtcccgataaaggtcctccCCCCCCTTCCGCCATAGCAGCCAAGGCAAATAACTCTTGAATCAAATTTCATTAAAGGAAACTGTATATTATATGAAGCCATGTCTATGAGTTTCATTAAAAAGTATCTCATtagtaaattatttttcatgatgaGGGGATATACTATTCCATCTGGAACTATATACATGTTAGGGTCCAGTTCAGAGATACAAATTCTGATAATTGAAGAGTTCAacaaaattctgaaaaattaTCTTACTATTTACTAAGAGAAACTATAAAATTATTACAGTCCTCTTTTCTCCagatcaaaaagttaaaaaaaattctaattccTTTTTTTTAGTATGGCAATTGTCAAAGCTAGCATCAGTAAGCCATGTTAACTTTTTTACTTACTTTTTTTGATTGGctattttttcataattataaatcagACTAAATTAGTTAAATGACGTAACTTATAAATAAGTCTTAACAGCATTTTAACAAGGGGAAATATTTTGTTGGTTCTTTCCAGCAACCCTGCCATGCATCTTTTCTTTACACCAGAAGCCTATCCTTGGCACAAATTCACTATTTCCAACTACTtcctaaatttgattttaaacttaCTGAATATAACTAGCGTCAGACCCatctatgataaaaatataataaattatgaTTCATCTAGTTTTCTAAATCTACATAAATTATTCTTATATAAAAATCTACTTGGGATGAGTAAGAATGACATTGACCTTTGACCCCAATCTAATACCTATGAAGCAGCTTATAACTCCAGATAAAATGCTGAAATAGAATACACAACAATCAAGTGTCAGTGATTAAAAAGCAAAAGATGAGGAGTGTGTACTGTAAACAGCAGGTCATTTGTCAACTGGTTACAAATATTGTACCTGACTGATTAGCCTGAGAGTCCATTGATGTAGTGACCTTGAAAAGGTACCAGTGTTTCTTCAAAATATGCACTGATACCATTTTATAGAAATGTGATTATCATTCCAAGTTGGCATTTCTTGCAATAATACAAGAATTTTCTGGGCTTACAGTCATAAATTTGGGTATTGAGTTATGACCCTTGGCACTAAAATTGATTTTACAGAAATATTGAATTCAAAGGGGGAATATCCATTGTTATGTTGATTTTGTTCAAACCAATTTTAGAGACGTACCAAttcaaaaatgtttcattgaacATCATCTTCCATGAATAAATAAGTTCAAACAAATTGTGCATGAAATTTCTGTGATATATTTgataaatctttgaaaaaaaggTTATAAGTATTCTCCTTGCCAACAAAGTATcgttaaacatgataaagtatcACTAGAGTCATCCAAAAATTAATCATAAACATTATTGCAATCTTTGagaattatgaataaaaaattcaGAATTGAAATTCTTGTTAAAAATCTTTTTATTGTAATCCCTGAATATATTAATCATCATTTAAATCATTGCCAAGATAACCTCCAAAATATCAGCATTATAAACCTTGCTAACATGGTCTTCAAAATAACTTAAAATACCAAGGTATGtcttgaaaaaaattaataaagggCCAATAAATTATGGAATAAAATACAACTGGGCTGAAAAACCCTGAGTATTTCAAAGAATCTCCAAGTTTTGTAAAGTTATTAATTATAAATATGACGATATTATCATTATGATCCTTGCCAATAAAGCAGATGTGTTAATGTAATGTGAGAACCAAGCAAGCAATCAGTCAGTTTATTACAAGAGAAGGCTCCAGCAGAGAGAGAGACTCCTGACCCACAGTTACAGTATATTATAATGAAGGCATCAAGACAGATGAAAGCGTCACACAGCAAAGATGCCATACCTATCAAATGCAAAATCAAGCAAGTCTTCATAGCTGACACCCTCCGAAGTTTTGTAGTTAGCTAGCATGAGTGGTGACACCTCCTCCGAGCTACCCCTATCTGAAATATTTCTACCAGCAAGTGTTAGTGTTTTGACCCAGAAAGGATCTTTTCGGTTGTAAAATCCAAGCTGTTCTAAATTGCACTTGACtttttgaaactgaaatttgacTCTTGGAAATGTTGAAGATTTAGATGATGTGTCTATTTTTAAAGTAGATGGCGGCGTTATATCATGTCCTTCAAAAACATCATCATCTTCATCTAGACCACTATCAAATGGTTTGTCATCAATTTGGTGTTTTTTAAGGGGCGGGGGTGGAGCAGGAGGAAGAGTTCGCTCATGCTGCGTCAATTTGGAGCTCTCCGACCATGCATAATTTCTAACCAATGACTGAGGTGTTGAATGCCCATCGATGCCGCTGTCGTCAATCTGAAGTGGAAACTTTCGTTCCCTCTTGGCACCAATGGGAGTTGAATGTCTTAATGGCATCCTGGGTGGTAATGGCAAGCTATTGCCATCTCCACTAACACTGTTAGACCGGGGTGGTATAGCAGGGGCTCTAGTGGGACTTGGTAAGTTAGTTGCATCTCTTTCTTTAACATGCTGAATGGTCCCTGAATCAACGCTCATTGAGTGATGCAAAGTTGGTATCTTAACATGTAATTTAGAATTATAAGTTTTATGATTCATACCTTGACCAACACGACCTCCACGTATGGGGATAGCACCACCTCTTAACATTCTTAAAGGGTTTGTTTCCACATCTTCATCCCCACCAGTGGATGAGGACATAGCTCCTTTACCAGGAATACCTTGGGGTTCACGAATATTACGAGAATGTCCTTCCTCACTACCGCTGATTACTCCTCTTTGATGATCAAGGGAGCGTCGTATTCTACTCTCCCTTGCAAGTTTATTCATAATTTCACGAGGGGAAGGTTCAGAAAAGTCCTCCCCTACAAAAAGACTCGAAGATTTATTGTAAGAATCCCTACGAGAATCATCCTGACGATTGACTTCTGTAGCACTATTTACTGACTCAGTACCAGAatcagtatgaacattgtctgaATCAGGTTCATCAATCCTTAATACTTCTACATTGTTTTTAATGTCTTCAGAGTCACACTCTGATGTTTGTTCACTAGAAGTGTCTAAAATTTTAGGTCTATATTCATCTTCTGGTAGTTTTACTTTCAGATCATATTCTTGAGGAATTTCTGGCGGTGGTTTTTGTGGACGAGGCACAGGTTCTACTCTCTGTATGATTTCTGGTCTAGGTTTTGGAGCAGGTATTGGTATATCAGATCGTTTGCTGTCAGGCCGTGGTTTTGGAACTGGTTTCTGATGATAACTCATCTCTGTTAAttgattaaaattcatttcaGGTGGTTCTAAATCAAAGTCATCTATCATTGCAAGAGGCACCCCATATGTACTATCTTGATGTACAGGAGTAACCTCCCTTCTTTCTGGTGTAACCTCTCTTTTcattggagttatttccctttttgcaGGAGTAATTTCTCTTTTTGCAGGAGTTATATCTCTCTTTGCAGGAATTATTTCTCTTTTTGCAGGAGTAATTTCTCTTCTAACTGGAGTTAACTCCCTTTTGACAGGAGTTACCTCTCTTTTAGGTGGAGTAACTTCCCTTTCTTCAGAGGAGTATGAAGTACCAGATTTTTCCTTCACAGAACCTCTCATAACTAACTGGTTATAAGCCTCCATTGCTCCAGGAGGAACACTTTCTACTTGATCTGCTTTATTTTTGATCTCCTCTGAGAAAGTACGTTGACGATCAAGTTTCGGACTACGTTTAAATGAGAATTTGAATCTTGATCCATTCTGTGGTGACCCTGAATCACTTTCTGAATCTGACTGATATTTATCAGGTGACGAAGGTTCTTGTGAAGATGACATATGAGAACGAGAACTTAATTCATTTGCCATGGCGATAGCATCATCTATCATTTTTTCATCAGATGCTGACATTGGTTTGACCTTGGCTTGTTTTCGTGGTTCTGGTTTCGGAGGCTCCCTGTTTCGAGGTTCCTGCAAGGCAAAAATTGAACATGCATAGTGATTACATAAATAGATACATGCTGTCTATAATAAAGATATTTTCATATACTCCAGACTTGATTATACTGAAGAAAAGCTGAAGATAATTTCTATAAGAAGAATATAATAATTACCCTATATCCCTTTTCTCCTAATGAgaatatacaatatttatatgtGAATGTattgtatatgtaaaaaaaaaagattatttaattCAGATTTATGATTTTTCAATCTGTCCATTCATCGATTGCTTGTATAGATTTATTGTTCCTTGTACGTCAGAGATTGTAAATTGAGCAACAGCAACATGCAATGCCATGCACATAATGATCACAGTTGAATATtttttgtgtatgtttttttaaagttttttttttctatcttataTCATAATACACTTTTTTAAAGCAAATTAAAGAGAAATATATGTTTCATTccatataatttaacaaaattttgcaGAGAAGAAAGATTGAACAGCTATAGCTATTAAGAGGAAGTAGAATTAGAGGCAGACATACTAGTCTAGGTGGTTGAACAGGAAGTGGTGGTGGTGGTGATTTTGATCCTCTCCCATTGGTCATCAGTTTAGGAGGCGATTCATGTTGAGGTGTTGTAGTTGCTGATGAATCATTTGAAGATGAGTTTGCCAACTTTGCCTCTTTGTCGTTTATTGCTTTCAATACTTCATCCATAAATGAAGGTCCGAAATCAAAAGAACTCTGTAAAATGTCAAGTTTTataattaaatatcaataaaaaaaaaaatttggtaaaTATACAGAAATGACATTTCAGACGGCAAtcttataacaacaaaaaaaacaacaaacaaaaacatgtagAGATCAGTGAAAGTTATTTAATAATAGACTATGCTTGCTGTGATATGGACAAATTATGAATAAATGTCAATACATTTAatgatttgcatttttttttaaatcaaaatcgcaatatttttctcaaaaacaaaaatttaattgtgTTTTATCTTATAACTAATGGTCTTGAATCAGGGAAGACTTGTGCCCACGTAAAACTGATTTTAACACCCATCATACGTTTTGCCTGTCCCTAGTCTGGTTATCTGTACCTTCCATTTTTAGTTGTAGTCTTTGTATTCAACTTTTTGGAGGAATCTGTATTGAAGGTTTatgtgattttttatttcattatctaATATTTTTGGTGATGTCTATTATAGTTTTTTTTGGCATTATCTaatttatcttttattaattACAGTGTATTCTGTTTATCCATCACACAAGAGGACCAGAAAAAAAGTTTGATTAAGCAGAGTattggaatactcaggtttttttcTGCAAAGATAGGCATATTTTGGGATAGCCCTAAGATGTTATGAGTCAAGGCATATTTTGGGATAGCCCTAAGATGTTATGAGTCAAGGCATATTTTGGGATAGCCCTAAGATGTTATGAATCATAGAATGTTAGTACAAACGTTtatatatgatttgttttttcATACCGACATGTCAGGCATTTTGAAGTCAGCAAATATAGAATCATCATCTATATCTTGATACTGGAAATCTCCACTATCGACCTCGTCTGTCCTTGTTACATATTGACTGTCTATAGATTCCTGACTTATCCAGGAGTGACCATTAGTACCCAGAGATCCATTCATATTATGTCCATTTTCATCTCTATTAAGACTCACAGTTGATATCCGACTTTCACCTTCTTTCCCTGGAAGATAGATCATAATCATAATTACTTACTATAATTGTAATTACTTCTTTCCTTTCAATAATCTATCCAGGttgtattttctatttttgaaCATCCATAAACTATATGGCCCTGTATTAACATGATTTTTTCATAGCATTTTCAAATTGACATATTTTAAGATGGATGTCTTTTTATCCTAAGCATGGAATTCTTTTTTCTATTAATCCTTAATTTCTCAATaattttttcaacattcatttcaaataaaatatatcttcaaATTCTGGTTATCACATCTACAATCTTAATAGATCACCATTAATTTCTACCCatacaataaatacaaaaatttaaagtaaatgtttctgTTTTAGGGTCTTTATGCTATGCAGACATATTTACAACAAAGGcttattttcattgttgaaagctaTACTGTGACCTGTATTTGTTGACTTTTATGTcaatttggtctctgatggagagtagtctcattggcaataatagctcatcttcttatttttacattagaatgttgttgtttttttctgcatattacaaaatgtataataaattATATCATAATGAAATATCTTTTATATGATTTTGCAAAATCTAAATACCAACCTGTACTAGCAACTTTGACTGGCAGTTTGTCGTAATTATCACCAATGAAACCAACATCACCGAAAATAGCACCATCGTAACCAATATGCCCTGTGTGACGAAGGTCATTCTGTGGACCACTGATCATCTCAGCATTGAACCGCCTTAATGACTTCCTGTTTGATTctgcaataaataaataataattttaatatattatggagatttttttatttaatgtttgaaGTCAAGTTCCTGAAAAGTAAAATGTAAACAGAAACAGAAATTGCTAAAAAcggaaaataaaattttattttaatgacatttttcAACAGAAATTGACGAAACtgattaataaaattaagtttcgAAATATTTCCTTTTACATACattgagaataaaaaataattcttatattAGTTTTAAAACTGATTAAATCATGTGTTAGCGTTGACTGTGTCATTGCATATTTCTGTGTATTATTTAAGCATGTGGCCATTCCCATACAATGGAAGCAATATCTGTGGTACAATATATACCTTTAAACCTGTGTCATATAACTATACATGTGTTTCATATTTatgtaaatatcaaataaaatatatgaggTTTACAGCTTTAACAATCTATAACATATGACAATTTCCttggaaaaaaaattgacttGGTATGAAAGCCCTTTGGTCAAAATTTATAAGAACAGAATTTACAGTGATACAGGAGTATCTTTAATGATGAACAGTAATATCTGTCTAAATTAACTGTATCCCTTGCTCAGGACTTTGTTTGGCATAGACACTAGTGTCCACATTTTACTGGTTTAATTACTACAGAATGTTCTTATTACACGAGATCAGATGGTTTAAATCAGTTAGTTttcactgttaaaatatttctctAAATTCTTAATAATTGACATCTTTTTATAACCCTGAACCTGGAAGTAACCTGTTAGTTTGGAAAAGGTCAAGGATCAGATATAGGGTTCACTCCATTCTAATGTAATTAGTAGAACAGCATGAAGCTTATTTTAGCTCACTTGAATTAATTATAATCAGTTGCAGTTAGCATAAAGCTTtttccttatttatttttaaggTTTCAAATTTCACATTTGGACATTATTCCGTTACTTTGCTGTTTAAAATCTGAGATGCAATGAACTTGAATTTTATTGACAGTTCAATAAACTGATAGCATTAAAACCTACACcatataccgtatagcgggttatttttgcAGGGTGTtaattttcgcggatagaacaaagTCTCCTAAATTAATTCCGCCAAATTAAATGTGTACAtacaaaggtattgataaaagttttgaatccgccaaaatattttgtataccttattcaatgaaaatcgcgaaattttacaccctaAAAAATAACTCACTATACGGTATAAGTTTAGTGAATGTAAcatccatttttactgaactCACGACAGAACAAATTTtgttttaggggccagctgaagccagCCTGTGGCTGTGGGATTTTCTTGCTATATTGAATACCAATTGGTACCCCTTGGTTGTTTTCTGCCCTTTGGTCAGGTTATTTCATGTGACATCATTTCTATCTTTAAAAGCCCATGCCCCACAGACAGATGATCTATTTTGGAGCTGAGACTCAGTTGTCAAAATTATGGTCCATTCTATCTAAGTATCTAATCAGGAGATCATGCTGCTCCAACTTGTTGAGGACCTGATTAATGACCATATTTTAAGTGATATTCTAATTTTTTGGCATTATGTGATAAGTCATAAGCTGTTGTCAATATTTTGTTATAGAAGCCACACTACACATCTATTTGTCCCTTCTCCAATCTTACCTTTCTTACCACCCTTTTTGGGGGATTTTTCTTTCTTGTCTGATTCTATAAATAGTATAACcaatcaaattgtaaaaataaagattttggcATAATTGGGGTCTATTGTAGCAAATAGGAGTTAAATCAAAATAGGATTATTCACTACAAAGCATctagctaattttttttttaaatacaacaaaaagtaaaatcttttATTCAGGAATTAATTGTAATATCTATTCctaattttttatcattaaaaatttGCAATTCTTTAAAATGATTGTTTTCTTATTTGCATTTTGGATACTTGTAGTAAATGTCTGTAGAATTTAACTCCTCTATTTAAATATATTCAATGTCTAAGTATGTAGAATACTAAACTACttataatattgtatttataaaaatgtaaaattaaagacTCGGCATGCTGGCATAGTTTCATTATATGACTGACAGTGGCTCTCTGCCAGCATGCAAAAGGTGCTCTTGTGCTGAAATAAATACTATTATGAAATGCATATACATCAAGCAATGATATGATTCTATTCTACAGTATAAATTGTAAGACCCTAAATTCCCAGCTTATaaaaagaagagaagaaaacttctaaatacagtataagaaaatcaGAATAAAAAATGAAGCATATCTAGATAGTAGTATTCCTTTTATCTAACTAAATAACCTAAATGCTTAAAAAATTTGGCTTgcaaaaaaaaccatacaaattGGTAATAAATGCAAGAAATAATAAAATCCAATATTAGTGTTATAAAAGGAACAATTGAATGTATaagagtaaaaaaatattaatgtaaataaaGATGATAGGCAAATATGTTCATAAAAATTACCcaaaaattttattataaatctCTTTAAAAAATTCCACAGCATGAAAGCAAAATTGAGTAAAATCAAAGGACAGGTACACTGATGATTTTATTGAGTGATCTATTTCATCATCTAAGTGATAGTAAGTCCTTGACTTATATTTTAGACTCATGTCTGGGTTCAACTTGAGGAAGTTCCAATTTGTTATCAGTATTTCTTGAAGATACTCATAGCAGTTTGTGGATAAAAGCATGATTATGATGTGTAACATTTTCTagcatttttgttcttttttcttaCCTTTCCTTACAAGTTTGACCATAGGTTGGTCTGAGTCagctttttcttttttagagTCTACATGAAAAATTTACTATTTATTTGGGGTTTCCAAATGGAAATTAAACCAATTTTGTTAATAGATAATAATAAGAAATCAAATATACTTGTTCACAAATAATTAagtgtaaaatttcattaatctgtaagacatttaaaaaaattattataacaaTTTAGACAAAATTTTCTagtaaaagaaagataactctattaTGAAAAGGGTCATAAAAAACAGGTGCACTGTATTTTTGGAAGTTTTTTAATGTGCATCTTAATCCTCTCTTAAATGGAGCTCTTCCCCTTAAACCacaattatcatttaaaaaaattgccattttcatttgaattgtgtTTTCAGTATGGCAAGCTGGGATAAAAGCAAGATAATGATTTGCAACATTTCCGAGCGGCTTTTTCTTACCTTTTCTTGAAAGTTTGACTTTAGGTGTGTCcaattctttttcctttttagagTCTATATGAAATAAGGATATTTTGTCTTTCACTTTTGGACTGATATTTTTAATAACCATTCACACAAAAAACCATGAATTTACCAAATTTTAATCattgaaaaataagttaatttCTATTTCTTTGTTATATTCAATACAATAATCTatagtttttgatttttgttgattTAAAGTTCacttcaaaaatgttaaaattagaAAAACGTGAAATGAAAGTTAAGGCTAATATATATTACTTTGTGAAAAGTGGTGTGTGAGAGCTTACCTTTTCGACTGAGTTTAATTTTAGGTGTATTTGATTCCTGGTTTTCTCTTTTAGAGTCTATGAAAACAAAGGAGTGCAAA
This genomic interval carries:
- the LOC143056612 gene encoding uncharacterized protein LOC143056612 isoform X8, translated to MTTEKSLLEFMEEAELDHYYQALKDQLKINAIHQLKYVEEEDLNDIGMTKPEMRRLKKMYKKEFPAGALGKLKKAILTRSGGDIGRSLSPSPPEQRSPRPSSYIRPPCKQIIPANSIQINKTLGEGEFGIVQQGLWTTETGEKVQVAIKCLTKEKMHTGTTEFLKEANIMQNVDHENIVRMYGVVLDKDDSLMLVTELAPMRSLLECLKEQSLRTDFPLPRLCDFAQEICDGMSYLESKRLIHRDLAARNILVFSKSKVKISDFGLSRALGIGKDYYQSNFSLNLKLPIAWCAPECINYLKFTSASDIWAFGVTLWEIFTYGFQPWAGLTGQQILESIDAPNCQRLERPDLCPKEYYQIMTKCWEHDPERRPLFSELFVMLPQMRPTQVKAMKDFPEVVVPKDFLYYKSYDVIYVLDKNPEDCPKSGFWKGVLGNGKCGYFDPANVMPIIEHKNSPSVSKSISRKDSKRENQESNTPKIKLSRKDSKKEKELDTPKVKLSRKDSKKEKADSDQPMVKLVRKESDKKEKSPKKGGKKESNRKSLRRFNAEMISGPQNDLRHTGHIGYDGAIFGDVGFIGDNYDKLPVKVASTGKEGESRISTVSLNRDENGHNMNGSLGTNGHSWISQESIDSQYVTRTDEVDSGDFQYQDIDDDSIFADFKMPDMSSSFDFGPSFMDEVLKAINDKEAKLANSSSNDSSATTTPQHESPPKLMTNGRGSKSPPPPLPVQPPRLEPRNREPPKPEPRKQAKVKPMSASDEKMIDDAIAMANELSSRSHMSSSQEPSSPDKYQSDSESDSGSPQNGSRFKFSFKRSPKLDRQRTFSEEIKNKADQVESVPPGAMEAYNQLVMRGSVKEKSGTSYSSEEREVTPPKREVTPVKRELTPVRREITPAKREIIPAKRDITPAKREITPAKREITPMKREVTPERREVTPVHQDSTYGVPLAMIDDFDLEPPEMNFNQLTEMSYHQKPVPKPRPDSKRSDIPIPAPKPRPEIIQRVEPVPRPQKPPPEIPQEYDLKVKLPEDEYRPKILDTSSEQTSECDSEDIKNNVEVLRIDEPDSDNVHTDSGTESVNSATEVNRQDDSRRDSYNKSSSLFVGEDFSEPSPREIMNKLARESRIRRSLDHQRGVISGSEEGHSRNIREPQGIPGKGAMSSSTGGDEDVETNPLRMLRGGAIPIRGGRVGQGMNHKTYNSKLHVKIPTLHHSMSVDSGTIQHVKERDATNLPSPTRAPAIPPRSNSVSGDGNSLPLPPRMPLRHSTPIGAKRERKFPLQIDDSGIDGHSTPQSLVRNYAWSESSKLTQHERTLPPAPPPPLKKHQIDDKPFDSGLDEDDDVFEGHDITPPSTLKIDTSSKSSTFPRVKFQFQKVKCNLEQLGFYNRKDPFWVKTLTLAGRNISDRGSSEEVSPLMLANYKTSEGVSYEDLLDFAFDREKNCEEVEMMRSVFKNEISVEDCQQALTETKWIVPMAIKYVKLKQLLSAQLGDITLCKEALMACDWDVQRAANHVLSNLSSPEIIDV
- the LOC143056612 gene encoding uncharacterized protein LOC143056612 isoform X26 — its product is MTTEKSLLEFMEEAELDHYYQALKDQLKINAIHQLKYVEEEDLNDIGMTKPEMRRLKKMYKKEFPAGALGKLKKAILTRSGGDIGRSLSPSPPEQRSPRPSSYIRPPCKQIIPANSIQINKTLGEGEFGIVQQGLWTTETGEKVQVAIKCLTKEKMHTGTTEFLKEANIMQNVDHENIVRMYGVVLDKDDSLMLVTELAPMRSLLECLKEQSLRTDFPLPRLCDFAQEICDGMSYLESKRLIHRDLAARNILVFSKSKVKISDFGLSRALGIGKDYYQSNFSLNLKLPIAWCAPECINYLKFTSASDIWAFGVTLWEIFTYGFQPWAGLTGQQILESIDAPNCQRLERPDLCPKEYYQIMTKCWEHDPERRPLFSELFVMLPQMRPTQVKAMKDFPEVVVPKDFLYYKSYDVIYVLDKNPEDCPKSGFWKGVLGNGKCGYFDPANVMPIIEHKNSPSVSKSISRKESKRENGDAKIKLSRKESDKKEKSPKKGGKKESNRKSLRRFNAEMISGPQNDLRHTGHIGYDGAIFGDVGFIGDNYDKLPVKVASTGKEGESRISTVSLNRDENGHNMNGSLGTNGHSWISQESIDSQYVTRTDEVDSGDFQYQDIDDDSIFADFKMPDMSSSFDFGPSFMDEVLKAINDKEAKLANSSSNDSSATTTPQHESPPKLMTNGRGSKSPPPPLPVQPPRLEPRNREPPKPEPRKQAKVKPMSASDEKMIDDAIAMANELSSRSHMSSSQEPSSPDKYQSDSESDSGSPQNGSRFKFSFKRSPKLDRQRTFSEEIKNKADQVESVPPGAMEAYNQLVMRGSVKEKSGTSYSSEEREVTPPKREVTPVKRELTPVRREITPAKREIIPAKRDITPAKREITPAKREITPMKREVTPERREVTPVHQDSTYGVPLAMIDDFDLEPPEMNFNQLTEMSYHQKPVPKPRPDSKRSDIPIPAPKPRPEIIQRVEPVPRPQKPPPEIPQEYDLKVKLPEDEYRPKILDTSSEQTSECDSEDIKNNVEVLRIDEPDSDNVHTDSGTESVNSATEVNRQDDSRRDSYNKSSSLFVGEDFSEPSPREIMNKLARESRIRRSLDHQRGVISGSEEGHSRNIREPQGIPGKGAMSSSTGGDEDVETNPLRMLRGGAIPIRGGRVGQGMNHKTYNSKLHVKIPTLHHSMSVDSGTIQHVKERDATNLPSPTRAPAIPPRSNSVSGDGNSLPLPPRMPLRHSTPIGAKRERKFPLQIDDSGIDGHSTPQSLVRNYAWSESSKLTQHERTLPPAPPPPLKKHQIDDKPFDSGLDEDDDVFEGHDITPPSTLKIDTSSKSSTFPRVKFQFQKVKCNLEQLGFYNRKDPFWVKTLTLAGRNISDRGSSEEVSPLMLANYKTSEGVSYEDLLDFAFDREKNCEEVEMMRSVFKNEISVEDCQQALTETKWIVPMAIKYVKLKQLLSAQLGDITLCKEALMACDWDVQRAANHVLSNLSSPEIIDV